Below is a genomic region from Actinomadura sp. NAK00032.
GCTGGGCGACCTGCACGACGGGACCGAGCAGGTCGCCGCCGGGATGGCCCGGCTCACCGCCACCGTCGACCGCGCGGGCGGCACGCTCGTCCCGCTGCTGCGCGAGAACGCTCCGGAGATCCGGTCGGCCGCGCTGGCGGTCGCGCGGGGCGCGGACGCCCTCGCCGACGGCGCCGGACGGCTGCCCGCGCGGACCGGTGCCGCCGTGCGGCAGGCCGAGAGCGCGCAGGCGGAGCTGGAGACGCACCTGGCCGCGCATCCCGAGATCCCCGCGAACGTCCGCCAGGACCTCACCCGGTCCGCCGCGCAAGTCGCGGCCGTGGCGAAGCAGGTGGACGGGTACGTGCGCGGGCACACCGGCGACCTGCGCAAGATCGCGGCCGACGCGCGAACCGTCGAGCGCGCCGCCCGCAAGATCGCCCAGGACGCGCCCGCGCTCGCCGCCAAGGTCGACAAGGCCCGCCGCGACATCGACCGCCTCGACGCCGGGACGCGGCAGGTCAACGCGGGCGCGGGGCAGCTGCTCCTCGGATCGTCCAAGCTCACGACCGGCCTCACCGCGCTCTCCGGCGGCGCCGGAGAGCTGCGGGGCGGCCTCGGGCGGCTCTCCGGCGGGGCGGTGACTCTGGAGACGGCGCTCGCCCAGCTCGCGGACGGCAGCGGCGAGCTCGCGACCGGGCTGGACGACGGCGTCCGGCAGATCCCCGCCTACGGCGACGGCGAGCGCGCCGCGCGAGGCGGCATGATGAGCGACCCGGTGCGGCTGGCCAGCACCACCGACAACCAGGTGCCGAACTACGGGACCGGGTTCGCGCCCTTCTTCGTCCCGCTGTCGCTCTGGGTCGGCGGCATGATCATCTACATGCTGCTGCGGCCGCTGAACCCGCGCGCGATGGCGGGCACCGCGCCCGGCCGCCGCGTCGCGCTCGCCGGCTGGCTGCCGGCGGCGGCGATCGGGGCGGCGCAGGCCGTGGTCGTCCTCGCGGTGCTGCGGTTCGCGCTCGGGCTGCGCGCCGAGCACTGGCCGGGGCTCGTGGCGTTCCTCGCGCTCGCGTCCGCCGCGTTCCTCGCCGTCATCCAGTGGGTGAACGCGCGGTTCGGGCCGATCGGCCGGATCGTCGCGCTGGCGCTGCTCATGCTGCAACTGACCTCGGCCGCGGGCACCTACCCCATCGAGACGAGCCCCCGGTTCTTCCAGGTGATCCGGCCGTACCTGCCGATGTCGTGGGTGGTGGACGGTGTCCGGCACCTGATCGGCGGCGGGCCGATGACGGCGGTATGGCAGGGTTGTGCGGTGCTGGCGGCGTTCCTGGCCGGCGGGCTCGCGCTCACCGCCCTGGCCGTCCGGCACAACCGGGTCTGGACGCTGAAGCGGCTCCACCCCGCCCTGAAGCTCTAGGGCCCTGACGCTCTAGGGGCCCCGAAGCTCTAGGAGGCGCGAACGTGGCGCGCAGCGCGACGCGGGAGAAGCTGTTCGCCTCGGCGATCGAGCTGATCGCCGAGAGCGGCCTCGCCGCGACCACCGTCGACCAGATCGCCGAACGGGCCGGGGTCGCCAAGGGCACCGTCTACTACAACTTCGGCAGCAAGGCCGCGCTGTTCTCGGCGCTGCTGGAGTACGGCGTCGAGCGGCTCGCGACCGCGCTGCGCGACGCGGCGTCCGGCAAGGCCCCGCTGGACGCCCTGGAGGCGGTCGTCGCCGCCGAACTCGCCTTCATCGGCGAGCACGAGCCGTTCGCGCGCGTGCTCATCGCGGAGACGTGGCGGGCGGGCGGCGACTGGCAGCACGCGGCCCGGCTGATCCGCGAGCGCGCCATCGAGGTCGTCGCCGACGTCCTGCGCGACGCGGTCACGGCCGGGGACCTGCGCCGCGACCTCGACACGGGCACCGCCGCGTCCGCCGTCTTCGGGATGGTGCTGACCGTGGCCCTGGACTGGCGGGCCCTCCAGCCCGCCCGCCCGCTGACCGACGTCCAGGCGACCCTGATGGCCCTCCTGCGCGGCCGCCTGACCCCGTAGAGCCCTTGGCCTCGCGGTCAGTCGGCTTTGGGGATGTAGGCCAGGCCGTGCGCTCCGGGCTCGCCCTTGCGTGCGACGTCCAGGCTGCCGAGCCGGGTCATCGACTCCAGGTCGATGATGTCGACGGTCGAGGACGTGACGCAGGCGACGTAGCCGAGCGCACCGTCCGGCGACGAGGTGATGGTGAGCGGGAACTGCCCGACCTCGGCCTCGCCCAGCTTGTCACCGGTGGCGGCCGAGAACACCGTCAGGCGGCCGGGACCGTGGCGGCCCAGCCCGGTCGCGCCGTCGGGGACCATGCGCAGCTCGCCCACCAGGACCTTTCCGGTGGCGGTCGCGTGCACGGGGAACACGACGTTGTCGACCGGGAGCACGCCGGTCACCGCCGCGGTCGAGGTGTCGATCACCCGGATGCCCGGGGACGGGCCGTCCCCGCTCCCCGAGAACGAGGCGTAGGGCGCCGCGACGAACACGCGTGAGCCGTCCGCCGAGACGTCCAGCCCCTCGCTGCCCGGCACTTCGATCTTCTCGGTGAGCGTCCCCTCGTCCAGGTCGACCACCGAGACGAACGGCGCCTCCTTGTTGCTGGCGTAACCGGTGGATCCGTCCGGGGAGATGACGAACCAGTGGGGGCCGGGCGCGCCGGTGTCGATGCGCCCGAGGGAGCGCCGGGTGGCGGTGTCGACGACCACCACGCCGCCGCTCCGGTCGGCGGTTCCCTCGACGCTGACGTACAGCAGGCCGCGCCGGGTGTCGAGCGCGAGCCCGTGCGGCCCGTGCTCGGGCGCCAGGTCGACGACGTCGACGACCTTCCGGGCGTCGGGGTCGATCACGGTGACCTCGGTGCGGGGGCCGCTGTTGGCGTGGTAGTACCCCGAGCGGTAGGCGCTGGAGCACCACAGCAGCCGGTGCACCGGGTCGAAGCACAGCTCGTGGGGTTCGGCGAGGATCTCGATGGTGTCGAGAAGGCGGTCGTCGGCGGCGTCGTAGAACGCGACGGTGGGGCCGCTCTGGCTCACCACCGCCAGCACGTCGCCTTCCCTCTCTGCGCGGCCTGCACGGCCTGTGCGGACGGACGTTCGCATGTTCACTCCTTGCTTCGGTGCGTGACCATCCGAGTGTCGATCGCGGCCGCCATCGCGGGCAATGCAAAGATGAGCATGGGATAGTTTCAGCATCTGCAATGAGGGAGGAGCCGTGGAGCCGTGGACCTCAACCTGCTGCCGATCCTGGACGCCCTGCTGCAGGAGAACAGCATCACGCTGGCCGCCGAGCGGCTCGGCACGTCGCCGGCCAGCGTCAGCCGCGCCCTCGGCCGGCTGCGCCGCGCCCTCGGCGACCCGCTGCTCGTCCGGGCGGGGCAGCAGATGGTCCCGACGCCCCGGGCGATTGAGCTTCGGGAGGAGGTCCGCGCGCTGCTGGAGCACGCCGGCACCGTGCTGGCCCCCGCGCCCGGGCTTCCCGACCTGGACCGGACGTTCACGCTCCAGGTCGGCGACCTGCTCCTGGGCCTTTTCGCCGGGCGGCTGAGCGAGCGCGTCCGGGCCGAGGCGCCTCAAGCCGACCTGGTCTTCCTCCCCGAGGCGATCGAGGGGACGCCGGCGCTCCGGCAGAGCGCGGTCGACGTGGAGCTGGGCGTGCTGAACCACCCGGACCCCGAGATCCTCACCGAGCCGCTGGCGGCCGTCCCGCTGGTCGCCGTCGCGAGGGCCGGCCATCCGCTGTTCGACGGGCCCGCCGACGTCCGCGCCTTCGCCGCCGCCGACCATGTCGGCATCTCCCGGAAGGGCAGGCGGCGGGGCCCCATCGACGCCGCCCTGGAGCGGCAGGGACTCAACCGGCGCGTCGCCGTCGTCGTCCCGAGCCACACCGCCGCGCTCTTCATGGCCCGGACCACCGACCTGGTCTGCCTGACCCTCGACGGCTGGCTGCCGGACGCCATCACCGCCCTCGGGCTGCGGACCTTCCCGATCCCCGTCCCCACGCCGCCGGTCGAGATCGGCATGGCGTGGCATCCGCGCCACTCAGCGGACCGGGGCCACCAATGGCTGCGCGACCACATCCGCGAGACCGTCCGGGCCCATGCGCCCCAGCCGGGGAAATGACTGTTGCAGGTGGGGCCGGCCGCGGTCAGGGCAGGTTGCGGATCTCCTCGATGATGCCGGGCATCGCCTCGTTGTTGTCGTAGATCCAGCGCCGCAGGACGGCGAGCTCCGCGTCGCTGTAGGTGGAGAGGCGGTCGTGGAAGGCGCGGGCGATCGGCTCGAAGTAGCGGCCGAACTCGGCGACGTTCTCCTCGACCAGCTCGACGATCACGCGCCGGCGGTCGTCGGGGTCGCGGGTGCGCTTGACGTAGCCGGCGCGCTCCAGCCGGTCGATGACCGCGGTGATGGCGCCGCCGGTCGTGATGCCCATGAGCTGCGCGAGCTGACCCGGGGTCTGCGGGCCGTCCAGCACCAGCGCGCTCACGCACTGCGCGTCGGTGACGTTCAGCCCCGCCTTGCTCGCGGTGGCGTGGTGCAGCAGCACGGTGAACATGGTGCTGCGCTGCATCGCCCGCTGGAGTTCGTCCAACCGGTCCGGGTCCCGGGTCGCCACGCCCACCTCTTCCGCTACGTCTCCGCACTGGAGATAGCTCTGTTTTAGAGAGAGCCTAGTGGCCGCATCCGGTCAGAACCACCCCGGGGCGGCAGGCGTGCGGACGGTGTACGGCACGGCGTGGGACGCGGCGTGTGGCGCAGGACTCACGCTCCGCCGAGCGGGGCACCTCCAGGTCACCCTTACCATGGTTGTTGTTAGGACCACTAACAGAGGTCCGCTCCTGGCCCCGAATCCCACGAAGGTTCGGGGCCGACCTCTACGAGCCTCCGTTTCCCGCCTTACTGGGCGTCCTCCGCCACCTGCTTCGCCCACCGGTAGTCGGCCTTGCCCGCCGGGGAGCGCTTCATCTCCGCGACGAACGCGTAGACGCGCGGCACCTTGTAGCCCGACAGCTCGCGCCGGCAGTGCGCGTCCAGGTCCTCCGACGACGGCGCGTCGCCCGACGCCTGGACCACCGCGGCGACGCGGTTGCCCCAGCGCTCGTCCGGGATGCCGGTCACGACCGCGTCGTACACCGCCGGATGCCCCTTGAGAACGGCCTCGACCTCCTCCGGGAACACCTTCTCGCCGCCGGTGTTGATGGCCTGCGAGCCGCGCCCGTACACGGCGATCGACCCGTCCTCCTCGACGGTGGCGATGTCGCCGGTGAGCAGCCAGCGCTTGCCGTCCACCACCGGGAACGTCTTCGCCGTCTTCTCCGGGTCGTTGTAGTAGCCCTGCGCGATGTGCCCCGTGCGGGCGACCTGGCCGATGACGCCCGATCCGGGCTTGACGGGCTGGAGCGCGTCGTCCAGCACGGTGACGTTCTCCACGTCCGGCGCGAACCGCAGGCCCTTCTCCGGGGTGGAGCCGGCGACCGCCTCGGCCGTCGAGCCCGACTCCGTCGACCCGAACCGGTCCAGGATCATCACGTTCGGCAGCAGTTCCTGGATGCGGTCCCGGACCGTCCCGGTGAAGATCGCGCCCGTGGAGACGTAGGCGAACAGCGAGGAGGTGTCGTAGTCGCCGCGCGCCAGCTCCTCCGCCATCGGGATCGCCATCGCGTCCCCGGTGATCGTCAGCGAGTTGACCTTCTCCCGCTCGATCGTCCGCCACACGTCGGCCGCGTCGAACTTGCGCGTGTAGACGAGCGTCGCGCCCATGAACCAGGCGATCCACGTCGCGACCTGCGCGGCGCCGTGCATCAGCGGCGCCACCGGCATCATGATCAGCGGGCCGCCGTTGCGGGCGTTCTCCACGATGTCCTCGGGACGCGACGGGCGCGGCACCGTCGGGTTCCAGAACGCGAAGATGATCTGCTCGGTCGACCAGATGACGCCCTTCGGCATCCCGGTCGTCCCGCCCGTGTAGATGATGTAGGCGTCCTCGCCGGTCCGCGCGGGGAAGCCCGCGCGCGTGCCGTCGGCGTCCTTCAGCGCCTCGTCGTAGGCGACCGCCCCCGGGACGGACGGCGCGCCGCCCACCGCGATGAGGTGCCTCAGCTCCGGCACCTCCGGGACGGTCGCCGCGACCCGGTCCTCGAACTCCACGTCGTACAGCAGCGCGACGCTGTCGGAGTCCCGGTAGACGTAGAGCAGCTCGCTCTCCACGTACCGGTAGTTGATGTTGATCGGCACGGCCCGGATCTTGATCGCGGCCAGCAGCGCGGCCGCGTACTCCACGCCGTTGTAGAGCTGGACCGCGATGTGCTGCCCGGGCCGGACACCCGCGTCCAGCAGGTGGTGCGCGAGCCGGTTCGCGTGCTCGTCCAGCTCGGCGAACGTGAGCCGCTGATCGCCGCACACCAGGGCGACACGGTCCCCGATCGCGTCCGCGATCCCCTCGAACAGGTCAGCGTGGTTGAACTCCATCGGACGTCCCTCTTTCGGGGTCTGGGGTCGCCCCCAGGGGGAACAGGGGTGTGGGTCGTATTCGCGCCTCGGAAGGGTCAGGGTCGGATCAGGGCTTGTCGCTGCCGACGATCCACATGGCGAAGAACTGGGCGCCGCCGCCGTAGGCGTGGCCGAGCGCGCGCCGCGCGCCGTCCACCTGGTGCTCCCCGGCCCGGCCGCGCACCTGCAGCGCCGCCTCCGCGAACCGGATCATCCCGGACGCGCCGATCGGGTTGGACGACAGCACGCCGCCGGACGGGTTCCACGGGATGTCGCCGTCGAACGCCGTCGCGCCCGCCTCGGTGAGCTTCCAGCCCTCGCTGTCGCCGCAGAACCCGAGGTTCTCCAGCCACATCGGCTCGTACCAGGAGAACGGGACGTACACCTCGGCGCAGTCGAGTTCGCGGCGCGGGTCGGTGATGCCGGCCTGCCGGTACACGTCGGCCGCCGCGTCCTTGCCGCCCTGCGGGCTGACGCTGTCGCGGCCCGCGAACTGCATCGGCTCGGACCGCATCGCCGTGCCGTGCACCCAGGCGGGCGGGTTCGGGGCCTTCTTCGCCGCGTCCTCCGAGGCCAGCACCATCGCGCAGGCGCCGTCCGACGACGGGCAGGTCTCCAGGTAGCGGATCGGCTCCCACAGCATCGGCGTCGACTCGACCATCTCGCGGGAGATGCCGGGGATCTTCAGGTGCGCGTACGGGTTGCGCAGCGCGTTCTGCCGGTCCTTGACCGCGACGAGCGTCCCGATGTGGTCGGGCGCGCCGGACCGCCGCATGTAGGCGCGGATGTGCGGGGCGAAGTAGCCGCCCGCGCCGACCACGAGCGACGTCGTGAACGGCCCGTTCACGGTCAGCGCCCACGTCGCGTTCGACTCCGACTGCTTCTCCCACGCGAGCGTGAGGACCCGCTCGTGCACCCCGGACTGGATCAGGTTCGCCGCGACGATCGCCGTCGACCCGCCGACCGAGCCCGCCGTGTGCACCCGCAGCAGCGGCTTGCCGGTGGCGCCGAGCGCGTCCGCCAGGAACAGCTCCGGCATCACGACGCCCTCGAACAGGTCGGGCGCCTTGCCGACCACGATGGCGTCGATGTCCTTCCAGGTCAGCCCGGCGTCGTCGAGGGCGCGGCGGGCCGCCTCGCGCAGCAGGCCCGCCATCGAGACGTCCAGCCGCTTGGTCTTGTACTGGGTCTGCCCGATGCCGATGACCGCACAGGATTTAGCCATTGTTCTCTCCCGACAGCACGCAGACGAGGTTCTGCTGGAGGCAGGGGCCGGACGCGGCGTGCCCGAGCGTCCGGGACGCCGTCCCGTCGTGGATGCGGGACGCGGCCTCGCCGATCCGGATGAGGCCCGCCGCCATCACCGGGTTCGCCGACAGCGCCCCGCCGGAGGGGTTGACGCTCACGCCGTCGTCCAGGCCGAGGGCCTCGCGCAGGATCAGCTCCTCATGGCTGAACTGCGCGTGCAGCTCCGCGACCTCGATCCCCGCCGCGCCGGCCTTCTCCCCCGCGAGCCGGGCGGACGCCGAGCGGGTCAGGTCGCGGACGCCGAGCGCGTGCGGCTCGACGCGGTGGTCGATGCCGGTGATCCACGCGGGCCGCTCGCACAGCTCGCGCGCCCTGTCGCCCGCCGCCAGCACGATCGCGGCGGCGCCGTCGGTGACGGGCGCGACGTCGCAGGGGTGCAGCGGCGCGACGTCGTAGCCGTCCCCTTCGGGGTCCGGCAGGTGCAGCGCGAACGGGTTCTCGCGGCCGGACGCCCGGGACCGCGCGGCGACCGCGCGCAGGTCGTCCTCCTTCACGCCCGACCTGTCCATGTACGCGCGGGCCTGCATGGCGGCCATCGACACCTGGTCGACGCCGAGCGGCGCCAGCGTGTACGGGTCGAGCTGCTGGTTCATGATCGCGCGGAGGTCGCCCTGGGACGTCTTGCCGAACCCGTACACCAGCGCGGTGTCGATCGCGCCGATCTGGAGCTTCACCCACGCCTCGTACAGCGCCCACGCGCCGTCCATCTCGACGTGGCTCTCCGAGATCGGCGGCCAGGCGCCCAGCGTGTCGAGCGCGGACACGAACGCGAACGGCGCGCCCTGCAGGTAGTCGCACGAGCCCGAGCAGGTGAAGCCGAACCGGGACAGGCCCGTCCGCTCCTTGATCTCGGTGATCACGGGGAGCACCATCTCGGTCTCGGCGATCCCCTGGTCCTCGCCGCTGTGATGGCTCTGTGCGAAGGCGACGA
It encodes:
- a CDS encoding TetR/AcrR family transcriptional regulator; translation: MARSATREKLFASAIELIAESGLAATTVDQIAERAGVAKGTVYYNFGSKAALFSALLEYGVERLATALRDAASGKAPLDALEAVVAAELAFIGEHEPFARVLIAETWRAGGDWQHAARLIRERAIEVVADVLRDAVTAGDLRRDLDTGTAASAVFGMVLTVALDWRALQPARPLTDVQATLMALLRGRLTP
- a CDS encoding thiolase domain-containing protein: MAKSCAVIGIGQTQYKTKRLDVSMAGLLREAARRALDDAGLTWKDIDAIVVGKAPDLFEGVVMPELFLADALGATGKPLLRVHTAGSVGGSTAIVAANLIQSGVHERVLTLAWEKQSESNATWALTVNGPFTTSLVVGAGGYFAPHIRAYMRRSGAPDHIGTLVAVKDRQNALRNPYAHLKIPGISREMVESTPMLWEPIRYLETCPSSDGACAMVLASEDAAKKAPNPPAWVHGTAMRSEPMQFAGRDSVSPQGGKDAAADVYRQAGITDPRRELDCAEVYVPFSWYEPMWLENLGFCGDSEGWKLTEAGATAFDGDIPWNPSGGVLSSNPIGASGMIRFAEAALQVRGRAGEHQVDGARRALGHAYGGGAQFFAMWIVGSDKP
- a CDS encoding YncE family protein translates to MRTSVRTGRAGRAEREGDVLAVVSQSGPTVAFYDAADDRLLDTIEILAEPHELCFDPVHRLLWCSSAYRSGYYHANSGPRTEVTVIDPDARKVVDVVDLAPEHGPHGLALDTRRGLLYVSVEGTADRSGGVVVVDTATRRSLGRIDTGAPGPHWFVISPDGSTGYASNKEAPFVSVVDLDEGTLTEKIEVPGSEGLDVSADGSRVFVAAPYASFSGSGDGPSPGIRVIDTSTAAVTGVLPVDNVVFPVHATATGKVLVGELRMVPDGATGLGRHGPGRLTVFSAATGDKLGEAEVGQFPLTITSSPDGALGYVACVTSSTVDIIDLESMTRLGSLDVARKGEPGAHGLAYIPKAD
- a CDS encoding MarR family winged helix-turn-helix transcriptional regulator translates to MATRDPDRLDELQRAMQRSTMFTVLLHHATASKAGLNVTDAQCVSALVLDGPQTPGQLAQLMGITTGGAITAVIDRLERAGYVKRTRDPDDRRRVIVELVEENVAEFGRYFEPIARAFHDRLSTYSDAELAVLRRWIYDNNEAMPGIIEEIRNLP
- a CDS encoding acyl-CoA synthetase, which codes for MEFNHADLFEGIADAIGDRVALVCGDQRLTFAELDEHANRLAHHLLDAGVRPGQHIAVQLYNGVEYAAALLAAIKIRAVPININYRYVESELLYVYRDSDSVALLYDVEFEDRVAATVPEVPELRHLIAVGGAPSVPGAVAYDEALKDADGTRAGFPARTGEDAYIIYTGGTTGMPKGVIWSTEQIIFAFWNPTVPRPSRPEDIVENARNGGPLIMMPVAPLMHGAAQVATWIAWFMGATLVYTRKFDAADVWRTIEREKVNSLTITGDAMAIPMAEELARGDYDTSSLFAYVSTGAIFTGTVRDRIQELLPNVMILDRFGSTESGSTAEAVAGSTPEKGLRFAPDVENVTVLDDALQPVKPGSGVIGQVARTGHIAQGYYNDPEKTAKTFPVVDGKRWLLTGDIATVEEDGSIAVYGRGSQAINTGGEKVFPEEVEAVLKGHPAVYDAVVTGIPDERWGNRVAAVVQASGDAPSSEDLDAHCRRELSGYKVPRVYAFVAEMKRSPAGKADYRWAKQVAEDAQ
- a CDS encoding LysR family transcriptional regulator, with the protein product MDLNLLPILDALLQENSITLAAERLGTSPASVSRALGRLRRALGDPLLVRAGQQMVPTPRAIELREEVRALLEHAGTVLAPAPGLPDLDRTFTLQVGDLLLGLFAGRLSERVRAEAPQADLVFLPEAIEGTPALRQSAVDVELGVLNHPDPEILTEPLAAVPLVAVARAGHPLFDGPADVRAFAAADHVGISRKGRRRGPIDAALERQGLNRRVAVVVPSHTAALFMARTTDLVCLTLDGWLPDAITALGLRTFPIPVPTPPVEIGMAWHPRHSADRGHQWLRDHIRETVRAHAPQPGK
- a CDS encoding thiolase domain-containing protein gives rise to the protein MRDVAVVAFAQSHHSGEDQGIAETEMVLPVITEIKERTGLSRFGFTCSGSCDYLQGAPFAFVSALDTLGAWPPISESHVEMDGAWALYEAWVKLQIGAIDTALVYGFGKTSQGDLRAIMNQQLDPYTLAPLGVDQVSMAAMQARAYMDRSGVKEDDLRAVAARSRASGRENPFALHLPDPEGDGYDVAPLHPCDVAPVTDGAAAIVLAAGDRARELCERPAWITGIDHRVEPHALGVRDLTRSASARLAGEKAGAAGIEVAELHAQFSHEELILREALGLDDGVSVNPSGGALSANPVMAAGLIRIGEAASRIHDGTASRTLGHAASGPCLQQNLVCVLSGENNG
- a CDS encoding YhgE/Pip domain-containing protein, whose translation is MRLPALTPGTLELRRFQRNRLTRIALAGLVLLPLLYAGLYLWSFWDPYARLRHVPVALVVQDQPAKAGGKTVHAGADLADELEKREVFDWRTVSAQEADKGVRSGKYYLSLTIPSDFSARIASPSGDGTPRPAGLRLRMNDANNYVMGTLAQAAFKEISAAAGTEAVRGYFDQVFLSFGKLHGELGEAADGAGKLAEGSGRAEDGAGKLAAGAGEAEAGAGRLKGGIDEARSGSAQLTSGLGDLHDGTEQVAAGMARLTATVDRAGGTLVPLLRENAPEIRSAALAVARGADALADGAGRLPARTGAAVRQAESAQAELETHLAAHPEIPANVRQDLTRSAAQVAAVAKQVDGYVRGHTGDLRKIAADARTVERAARKIAQDAPALAAKVDKARRDIDRLDAGTRQVNAGAGQLLLGSSKLTTGLTALSGGAGELRGGLGRLSGGAVTLETALAQLADGSGELATGLDDGVRQIPAYGDGERAARGGMMSDPVRLASTTDNQVPNYGTGFAPFFVPLSLWVGGMIIYMLLRPLNPRAMAGTAPGRRVALAGWLPAAAIGAAQAVVVLAVLRFALGLRAEHWPGLVAFLALASAAFLAVIQWVNARFGPIGRIVALALLMLQLTSAAGTYPIETSPRFFQVIRPYLPMSWVVDGVRHLIGGGPMTAVWQGCAVLAAFLAGGLALTALAVRHNRVWTLKRLHPALKL